In Prunus dulcis chromosome 2, ALMONDv2, whole genome shotgun sequence, a single genomic region encodes these proteins:
- the LOC117617222 gene encoding transmembrane protein 87A-like, which yields MGHRESVRFDLCSKGYIIILMLMHLIILAAASIHEYQDDSFIRRSNSFFFHGGSEGLYASKLDSDNGKSASEDKPLIGKSFIRFESIIFRRTKESAEKKNEMQQRTGLVEAIVLEVRDREKIGGSYLNSEAICCTPELSKDGSCKVGEVIIQQNPDNPDGPKRMQTFFEGKNEEANMDIQTIEINSPGMYYLYFMFCDPELVGTLISGRTVWRNPDGYLPGKMSPLMTFFGLMSLAYLVLGLFWFLRFLQYWKDIIQLHYHISAVIGLGMCEMALWYFEYANFNSTGTRPMGITIWAVTFSAVKKTVSRLLLLVVSMGYGVVRPTLGGITLKVLLLGVTYFVASEALELVEHLGNINDFSGKARLFLVLPVALLDACFILWIFSSLSKTLEKLQIRRSMAKLELYRRFTNSLAVSVLLSVAWIGYELYFNATDPLSELWRRAWVIPAFWTLLAYLLLVVICVLWAPSHNPTGYAYSEETGDDFDEEGISLTGSGIKVAGSDLATKLERKERKASSAAEHHVFGLGEDLEEDKRE from the exons ATGGGTCACAGAGAAAGCGTCAGGTTTGATCTGTGTTCAAAAGGgtatataataattttgatGCTTATGCACTTGATTATTTTAGCTGCTGCTTCGATCCATGAATACCAAGACGATTCTTTTATTCGTCGTTccaattccttcttcttccatgGAGGAAGTGAAGGTCTCTATGCTTCCAAACTTGACTCTGATAATGGCAAGTCTGCTTCTGAAGATAAGCCCCTCATTGGCAAGTCTTTCATCAG GTTTGAATCGATCATCTTTCGAAGAACCAAGGAATCTGCTGAAAAGAAGAATGAGATGCAGCAGAGGACTGGGTTGGTTGAGGCTATTGTACTCGAAGTTAGGGACCGGGAGAAGATTGGAGGTTCTTATTTGAACTCTGAGGCAATATGCTGCACCCCAGAGCTATCCAAGGATGGTTCCTGCAAGGTTGGAGAGGTTATCATCCAACAAAACCCAGACAACCCTGATGGGCCAAAAAGGATGCAGACCTTCTTTGAGGGGAAAAATGAAGAGGCTAACATGGATATCCAAACTATTGAGATCAACAGCCCTGGAATGTATTATCTGTATTTTATGTTCTGTGATCCAGAACTTGTGGGCACATTAATCAGTGGAAGAACGGTTTGGAGGAACCCTGATGGTTATTTACCTGGAAAAATGTCCCCACTGATGACGTTTTTTGGCCTAATGTCTTTAGCTTACCTTGTCCTGGGTCTTTTCTGGTTTCTTCGCTTTTTACAGTATTGGAAAGATATAATACAATTGCACTACCACATCAGTGCTGTAATTGGTCTTGGAATGTGTGAAATGGCcctttggtattttgaatatgcAAATTTCAATTCCACTGGAACCAGACCAATGGGAATCACCATATGGGCAGTAACCTTCAGTGCTGTTAAAAAAACTGTCTCCCGGCTTCTTCTTCTGGTGGTTTCAATGGGCTATGGTGTTGTGCGGCCAACTCTCGGTGGTATAACCTTGAAAGTACTTCTTCTTGGCGTGACATATTTTGTAGCATCAGAAGCACTTGAGCTTGTTGAACATTTGGGGAATATCAACGACTTTTCTGGAAAAGCAAGGCTTTTTCTGGTGTTACCGGTTGCTCTCTTAGATGCCTGTTTTATTCTTTGGATTTTTTCGTCGTTATCTAAAACTTTGGAGAAGCTTCAG ATTCGTAGAAGCATGGCCAAACTTGAGCTGTACCGGAGGTTTACTAATTCCCTTGCAGTATCAGTGCTGCTCTCTGTTGCTTGGATTGGTTATGAG TTGTATTTCAATGCGACCGACCCGTTGAGTGAACTGTGGCGAAGAGCCTGGGTCATCCCAGCTTTCTGGACTCTGCTTGCGTATTTGCTGTTGGTGGTGATATGTGTTCTTTGGGCTCCATCTCATAATCCAACTGG ATATGCATACTCGGAAGAGACTGGGGATGACTTTGACGAGGAGGGTATCTCGCTAACCGGAAGCGGAATTAAGGTGGCCGGCAGTGACTTGGCAACCAagctagaaagaaaggaaaggaaggcATCAAGTGCAGCAGAGCATCACGTGTTTGGGCTTGGGGAAGATCTAGAGGAGGACAAGAGAGAATAA
- the LOC117617224 gene encoding glycerol-3-phosphate dehydrogenase [NAD(+)] 2, chloroplastic — translation MAALLEPPPPFPLLPPNSNSTRPIPYNLKLGRPANSSTKPALLLSLHSPTTTTTTPCCAATPESPDPVPGTALVRTRDRRRAVRLAWEKLVRWSRSWRSKAKTDVLERTNKVVVLGGGSFATAMAAHVANRKAQMEVNMLVRDVQVCQSINSNHCNRKYFPEHKLPDNVIATTDAKTALLGADYCLHAVPVQFSSSFLEGIAEHVYPGLPFISVSKGLELNTLRTMSQLIPQALNNPRQPFIALSGPSFALELMNKLPTAMVVASKDKKLANAAQQLLACNYLRISTSSDVIGVEVAGALKNVLAIAAGIVDGMNLGNNCKTALVAQGCSEIRWLATKMGAKPTTITGLSGIGDIMLTCFVNLSRNRTVGVRLGSGEQLDDILSSMNQVAEGVSTAGAVIALAQKYNVKMPVLTAVARIIDNELTPKKAVLELMSLPQVEEV, via the exons ATGGCGGCGCTGTTAGAGCCACCGCCACCATTTCCGCTTCTTCCTCCCAATTCAAACTCAACCCGTCCCATTCCGTACAATCTCAAACTTGGAAGGCCAGCGAACTCTTCGACCAAGCCCGCGCTTCTTCTCAGTCTCCACTCTCcaaccaccactaccaccactcCTTGTTGCGCTGCCACTCCCGAATCACCCGACCCGGTTCCGGGGACTGCTTTGGTGCGGACCCGGGACCGCCGCAGAGCTGTCCGGTTAGCCTGGGAGAAGCTGGTCCGGTGGTCCAGGTCCTGGCGCTCCAAGGCCAAGACCGATGTCCTTGAACGCACTAACAAG gTAGTGGTGCTTGGAGGTGGGTCTTTTGCTACGGCAATGGCTGCCCATGTTGCAAATAGAAAAGCCCAAATGGAAGTTAACATGCTGGTGCGTGATGTTCAAGTTTGTCAGTCTATTAACAGCAACCATTGTAATCG TAAGTACTTCCCAGAACACAAGCTACCAGACAATGTAATTGCCACAACTGATGCCAAAACTGCTTTGCTTGGTGCTGACTATTGTCTTCATGCAGTCCCTGTGCAG TTCAGCTCATCCTTTCTTGAAGGAATTGCAGAACATGTTTATCCAGGCTTGCCCTTCATATCAGTTAGCAAGGGCTTAGAGCTCAATACGTTGAGGACCATGTCTCAACTCATCCCCCAAGCATTGAACAATCCTCGGCAACCTTTCATTGCACTATCAGGGCCCTCTTTTGCTCTGGAGCTGATGAATAAATTACCAACAG caATGGTTGTAGCgtcaaaagacaaaaagttgGCAAATGCAGCTCAGCAGCTACTAGCTTGTAACTATCTAAGAATCAGCACCTCGAG CGATGTCATAGGGGTAGAAGTTGCAGGTGCTCTCAAGAATGTGCTTGCTATAGCTGCAGGGATTGTGGATGGGATGAATCTTGGTAATAATTGTAAGACAGCTCTTGTTGCACAAGGATGCTCAGAGATAAGGTGGCTGGCTACCAAG ATGGGTGCGAAGCCGACAACAATTACTGGTCTATCAGGAATTGGAGACATCATGCTTACATGTTTTGTGAACCTTTCCAGAAACAGAACAGTTGGGGTTCGTCTTGGATCAGGGGAGCAACTTGATGATATACTAAGTTCCATGAATCAG GTGGCAGAGGGTGTATCAACAGCTGGAGCTGTGATTGCACTGGCGCAGAAATATAATGTAAAGATGCCAGTTTTGACTGCAGTAGCTCGAATTATCGACAACGAACTGACCCCGAAGAAAGCTGTTCTTGAACTGATGAGCCTCCCTCAG GTTGAAGAAGTCTGA
- the LOC117617223 gene encoding putative F-box protein At3g16210 has protein sequence MRKKHTDAKMPTSPNHRREEEEINIKPEPPPPPPPPNPNPNQMELPEDIVADILKRLPAKSLVRFRCVCKPWCSLITSPNFVRTHLKLNRSQFQSDLGTSTRIILSRYCDTLLSMVSENNNVVETVELDFALVRNLPYYVKGHSDGLLCLVINDGFGGMAVIYNPSIQEYRKLPSPCNFRSTREVLGLGFDASIDDYKVVRVPSNYCRLKCPGYQPQVEVLELKTNCWRKIPDEDTPPFFIEHIFQATEVNGGLYWLAEDHDASRCVILRFDLAEEKFKVVLPPPDESCKSISWIGALKDWLCVVHTRRLSDVHVWATKDDKNWTKIITTSRFPRIPGRDPFLDSFRYMPLCYTEKGAVLMSVRGERFVTFDTRDNTFEHVDIRGAQHWLQETVYCESLVSPGGGGNPTESAVALGSDVGVAEGEQDEDQTAVGDSTSSNSLRQLLVGLKREVHNLLVCSVGHRNINDDN, from the coding sequence ATGCGTAAAAAACACACAGATGCTAAGATGCCTACCTCACCAAACCACcgcagagaagaagaagaaataaacaTCAAACCCgaaccaccgccaccaccaccaccaccaaaccCTAACCCAAACCAAATGGAGCTTCCTGAAGACATCGTCGCCGACATACTCAAGAGACTGCCTGCAAAATCTCTGGTCCGATTCCGGTGCGTTTGTAAACCGTGGTGCTCTTTGATCACGAGCCCAAATTTCGTAAGAACCCATCTGAAACTAAACAGATCCCAGTTTCAATCCGACCTCGGAACAAGCACCCGCATCATCTTGTCGCGTTATTGTGATACCCTTTTGTCCATGGTCTCTGAGAACAACAATGTTGTTGAGACAGTGGAGCTGGACTTTGCTCTGGTTCGAAACTTGCCTTATTATGTAAAGGGTCACTCTGATGGGTTGCTCTGCTTGGTTATCAATGATGGGTTTGGAGGCATGGCTGTTATTTACAACCCATCAATCCAAGAGTACAGGAAGCTCCCTTCTCCTTGTAATTTCCGAAGTACGCGGGAGGTGCTTGGTTTGGGTTTTGACGCCTCCATCGATGATTATAAGGTTGTCAGAGTCCCATCCAACTATTGCCGGCTGAAATGTCCTGGATACCAGCCTCAAGTTGAGGTCTTGGAGCTCAAAACCAATTGTTGGAGGAAGATCCCAGATGAGGACACGCCACCTTTTTTCATCGAACACATTTTTCAGGCAACTGAGGTGAATGGTGGGCTGTATTGGCTGGCTGAGGATCATGATGCTTCGAGATGCGTGATTCTGCGTTTTGATTTGGCTGAGGAGAAGTTTAAGGTGGTGCTGCCTCCACCTGATGAGAGTTGTAAGAGCATATCATGGATTGGGGCTTTGAAAGACTGGCTTTGTGTGGTGCACACTAGGAGGTTGAGTGATGTTCATGTTTGGGCAACCAAAGATGACAAGAATTGGACAAAGATCATCACCACTTCGAGGTTTCCTAGGATCCCGGGACGAGACCCTTTTCTCGACTCTTTTCGATACATGCCCTTGTGCTATACTGAGAAGGGAGCTGTGCTGATGAGTGTTAGAGGGGAGAGGTTTGTTACCTTTGATACAAGAGATAACACATTCGAACATGTTGACATCCGAGGTGCACAGCATTGGTTGCAGGAGACCGTGTACTGCGAAAGCCTAGTTTCGCCAGGTGGGGGTGGGAATCCGACTGAGTCGGCGGTGGCGTTGGGTTCTGATGTTGGTGTGGCAGAGGGAGAGCAAGACGAAGACCAAACAGCAGTTGGGGACAGCACAAGCAGCAACAGCCTTAGGCAACTGCTTGTTGGTTTGAAGAGGGAAGTGCACAACTTACTGGTTTGTAGCGTTGGCCACAGGAACATCAATGATGATAATTGA
- the LOC117618669 gene encoding two-component response regulator ARR17 codes for MEASSASSSSSSSSSKGFMENVEQPHVLAVDDSIIDRKLIEKLLKNLSCKVTTAENGLRALEFLGLGDHQNSSLEGNISKVNLVITDYCMPGMTGYELLKKIKESSLMKEVPVVIMSSEYVPNRINKCLEEGAQMFMLKPLRQSDIKKLRCHLMKLERT; via the exons ATGGAGGCTTCTTCggcttcatcttcatcttcatcttcatcttcaaaggGTTTCATGGAAAATGTGGAGCAACCCCATGTTTTGGCTGTTGACGACAGCATCATTGATCGCAAACTAATCGAAAAGCTACTCAAAAATCTGTCTTGCAAAG TGACTACTGCAGAAAATGGGCTAAGGGCGTTGGAGTTTTTGGGCTTGGGAGATCATCAAAACAGTAGCTTGGAGGGCAAT ATCTCAAAGGTAAATCTGGTAATTACAGATTATTGTATGCCAGGGATGACAGGCTATGAACTACTCAAGAAAATCAAG GAATCATCACTCATGAAGGAGGTTCCAGTGGTGATTATGTCATCTGAATACGTACCGAATCGTATTAACAA GTGCTTAGAGGAGGGAGCTCAGATGTTCATGCTAAAGCCTCTCAGACAGTCGGacataaagaaattgagatgtcatttgatgaaattggaaagaacctga